In a genomic window of uncultured Sphaerochaeta sp.:
- a CDS encoding transposase has product MRNYLENKIAKSVARLDLDPDDFRMHFSNPKADFTRFRRQSFSDVVKLGLLSPGSCMKENLRHYFGVGPDRPSASAYIQHRDKLGVQAYRALFDHFKDTDVPFTLIKNKYLLVACDGSAISIHPNKDDAGTLLHMTNNPNGKVCNQLHLNVLTAVPDGYFLDYVIQDHKDMHEIQACEQMVERMAGCPSPLPSIITCDRGYESYRLMMWVSSLGFHFCIRAKDLNSPGISQRYRNMVGEDGLMDTVVTRKYTRCSTVHRNPAIYPDYIYVPQNVINEFIPATRNPLGKVLKSRPLIIDFFEYSFRLVRLQLSETSYEVLLTSLPQSEFSMADLKELYHLRWGVETTLRQLKYDDCSSFSNTRKKVAAIGEIILSMIFHNICTSVLVAFGRSLSRRIKNRKLLYKVSYSDLSKTLRLYASGRDPTITIKKIVKELTMTIQPVRNDRAFSRILEHRSFIPFIYRAA; this is encoded by the coding sequence ATGAGGAATTATCTAGAAAACAAAATCGCTAAATCCGTCGCCAGATTGGACCTTGACCCTGATGATTTCCGGATGCATTTCAGCAATCCCAAAGCCGATTTCACCCGGTTCAGGCGTCAATCTTTCAGTGATGTTGTCAAGCTCGGCTTGCTTTCTCCCGGAAGCTGCATGAAGGAGAACCTGAGGCATTACTTCGGTGTCGGTCCTGACAGGCCCTCAGCGTCAGCATACATCCAGCATCGTGACAAGCTGGGCGTACAGGCATATCGGGCCCTGTTCGACCATTTCAAGGATACTGATGTGCCGTTCACGCTGATCAAGAACAAGTATCTGCTGGTGGCCTGCGATGGTTCCGCCATCAGCATCCACCCGAACAAGGATGATGCGGGTACGTTGCTGCACATGACCAATAATCCGAACGGAAAGGTCTGCAACCAGCTTCATCTCAATGTCCTCACTGCCGTACCCGATGGGTATTTCCTGGACTACGTCATCCAGGACCACAAGGACATGCATGAGATACAGGCCTGCGAACAGATGGTCGAGCGGATGGCTGGATGCCCCAGTCCCTTGCCGAGCATCATCACCTGCGACAGGGGGTACGAGAGCTATAGGCTCATGATGTGGGTGTCCTCTCTGGGGTTCCATTTTTGCATCCGGGCAAAAGACCTCAACTCCCCAGGCATCAGCCAAAGGTACCGGAACATGGTAGGTGAGGACGGTCTGATGGATACTGTTGTCACCAGGAAATACACCCGATGCTCTACCGTGCACAGGAACCCAGCAATTTATCCTGACTATATTTATGTCCCACAGAACGTGATCAACGAGTTCATCCCTGCAACAAGGAACCCTTTGGGGAAGGTCCTGAAGAGCCGTCCGCTCATTATCGATTTCTTCGAGTATTCTTTCAGGCTCGTCAGACTGCAACTTTCCGAAACCTCGTATGAGGTCCTGCTGACCAGCCTGCCTCAGTCGGAGTTCTCGATGGCCGACCTCAAGGAGTTGTATCATTTGAGATGGGGCGTGGAGACCACCTTGCGCCAATTGAAGTATGATGACTGTTCGTCATTCAGCAACACCAGGAAGAAGGTTGCAGCCATTGGTGAAATAATCCTTTCGATGATCTTCCACAACATCTGCACATCGGTACTGGTCGCTTTCGGCAGGAGTCTGTCCCGTAGGATAAAAAACCGCAAGCTCCTGTACAAGGTCAGCTATTCCGACCTGTCCAAGACACTGAGACTGTACGCCTCGGGAAGGGACCCGACTATCACGATCAAGAAAATAGTCAAGGAGCTCACGATGACCATTCAACCGGTAAGGAACGACAGAGCATTTTCCCGAATTCTCGAACACCGTTCTTTTATCCCGTTCATCTACAGAGCAGCTTGA
- a CDS encoding NUDIX hydrolase, giving the protein MKKHRGYHGAGIIFWSRDDDHQVRILIGKRSMRPQNHCWSFPGGGWELKDGFDEKGKPAYKEAAIRESGEEMGMAVEQPQKLVLLWGLHVPGFHYQVYGYELERVKKPPFISEFSEARWVGLHQLPSPRVFFVASQVRRLERYLKHKSK; this is encoded by the coding sequence ATGAAAAAACATCGTGGCTATCACGGAGCCGGCATCATCTTCTGGAGCAGGGATGATGACCATCAGGTTCGTATTCTCATCGGAAAGCGAAGCATGAGACCACAGAATCACTGTTGGTCATTCCCCGGCGGTGGATGGGAATTGAAAGACGGCTTTGATGAGAAAGGCAAGCCAGCGTATAAGGAAGCTGCCATCCGCGAATCCGGGGAAGAGATGGGCATGGCTGTTGAACAGCCGCAGAAACTGGTGCTTCTCTGGGGTTTGCATGTTCCTGGTTTCCACTACCAAGTCTATGGCTATGAACTGGAACGAGTGAAAAAGCCTCCCTTCATTTCCGAGTTCTCCGAAGCCAGATGGGTGGGTTTGCACCAGTTGCCCTCCCCGCGTGTCTTCTTTGTAGCAAGTCAGGTCAGACGCCTCGAGCGCTATCTCAAACACAAATCCAAGTGA
- a CDS encoding AraC family transcriptional regulator, whose translation MDLQTYDAVERMLAYIEDHLQEEITLVQLARAAWYSPYHAARLFKQATGCTPFAYIRSRRLAMAAHLLGKGKETIIDAMSLS comes from the coding sequence ATGGATTTACAGACGTACGATGCGGTGGAGCGGATGCTCGCCTACATTGAGGATCATCTGCAGGAGGAGATCACCCTGGTGCAACTGGCCAGGGCGGCTTGGTATTCACCCTATCATGCCGCACGCTTGTTCAAGCAAGCAACGGGGTGCACCCCCTTTGCCTATATCCGCAGCAGGCGGCTTGCCATGGCCGCCCATCTGTTGGGGAAAGGAAAAGAGACGATCATCGATGCAATGTCATTAAGTTAA